Within Kutzneria chonburiensis, the genomic segment CCGGAGTTCCACGATGACCGCCACGCGCGTCGAGTCGCCGCCGAGCGCGTCGCCCGACCTTCTCGAACCCGTTCGACCCCGGCGAACAGCGCCGCTGAGCTGGTGGCACCGCCTGAGCACGGCCTGGCGCGAGGCGCTGTGGGCGTTTCTGCTCAGCCGCGTGATGCTGGTGTTCATCACTTTCGTCGCCACCAGCAAGGGCGGTCCCGGCGGCTTTCAATGCCTTTCCCAGCCGGTGGACTGCGTGAAGACCTGGCGGCACTTCGATGTCGGCTACTACCTGCAGATCGCCGCGCACGGCTATTGGGATCCGCACCTTCCCGCGCGGTGGGCGGCCGACGGCAGCCGCTTCAACGGGGAGTATCCCGAGGCGGTGGCGTTCTTTCCGCTGTGGCCCAAGCTGCTCGGCTGGCTGTCCACCCCGTTCGGCCGCACCTATTGGCATGCCTTCTACGTCGGCCTCGCGCTGGCCGCGGTGCTGACGCTGGTGACCTACTGGCTGCTCTACAAGCTGATCAGCGAGCAGTTCGACGACCGGGTGGCCCGGTGGACGCTGTTCTTCTTCGCCTTCTCACCCTTCGCGATCTTCTATGCCAGTGGGTACGGCGAGGTGCTCTTCCTCCCGCTGGCGTTGCTGGTCTTCCTGTTCGCGCGCCGGGAACGCTGGTGGCTGGCCGGGTTGTGCGGGCTGCTGGCCGCGCTGACCCGTCCCAACGCCGTGCTGCTCGTGATCGTCTTCGCCGTCGCCCTCGTCCGCATCTACGGTTTCCGAGGCCTGTTCACGCCCCGTGACCTCGGCGCCAAGCTGAAGATCGTCGGCGCCGCCGCCCTCGTCCCCGCCGGGGTGGGGCTCTACATGGCCTACCTGTGGGTGAAGTGGGGCGAGCCGCTGGCCTTCGTCCGGTGGCAGACCGACTACTGGCATCGCACGACGCAGTGGCCGTGGCAGCCGATCGTGCGGGCAGTGGACGTCGTGATCCACAGCACCACCATCGCGGGCAGCAATCCCACCGACTCGCTGTGGGAGCTGGTGTGGATCGCCGTCCCGCTGATCGCGGTCGCGCTGACCTGGCGGCGGATGCCGGTGGAGTACTCGCTGTTCACGACCGCGGTCTTCCTGATGACCATCACCGTGGCCTCGCCGGAGGGCGAGCCGCTGCTGTCGATCACCCGGCATCTGGCCGGCGCGTTCCCGGTCGCCGTCGCCTATGGGCTGCTGGCGGGCCGGAACCGGCCGCGGCAGCTGCTGCTGGTGTTGAGCCTCGCCTTCTTCGGCCTGTTCACGGCGTACTTCGTCACCGGGCGCTGGGTGGCCTGAGCTTGCCTTAGATACGTACATGCATGTATGAATAGCCCATGCGGCGAACGGCGGAGGAGTCGGCCCGGACGCGGGCGGCCCTGATGGATGCGGCCTTGCTGGTGTTCGCGGAGACGGGGGTGGCGAACGCGCGGCTGGTGGACATCGCGGCCCGCGCGAACGTGACGAGAGGGGCGGTGTACCACCACTTCGAGGACAAGATGGCGCTGTACGGCGCGATTCTGGCGGAGTCGTGGGACGCGCTGACCGTGTCGGTGTGGGCCGAGCTGGACGGCGAGGGCCCGGCGCGGGCCCGCCTGACCGCGTTTCTGCTGGCCTGGCTGCGTGACCTGCGGGAGAACGAGCGGTTCCGGGCGCTGCTGGCGATCACCATGAACGGCAGCAATCCGATGCCCGACGGCATGGACGACACCGCCAAGATCGAAGGCCTGTACGACTGGCAGCAGCGGCTGGCCCGGGTGGTGTCGCCGGCCGCGGCGGCATCGCTGCTGGCCTGGCTGTGCGGCACGGCGATGCTGGCGGCGGCCGACCCCGGTCTGCTGCCGGCGGCCGATCCGGCCGGCATCGAATCACTGCTCGGGGGGATGCTGTGAACACGACAAAACCGGGCGCGGCCGTGGCGGTCACCTCGATCGCGCTGGGCGTCGACATGTTC encodes:
- a CDS encoding TetR family transcriptional regulator, whose product is MRRTAEESARTRAALMDAALLVFAETGVANARLVDIAARANVTRGAVYHHFEDKMALYGAILAESWDALTVSVWAELDGEGPARARLTAFLLAWLRDLRENERFRALLAITMNGSNPMPDGMDDTAKIEGLYDWQQRLARVVSPAAAASLLAWLCGTAMLAAADPGLLPAADPAGIESLLGGML